In Quercus lobata isolate SW786 unplaced genomic scaffold, ValleyOak3.0 Primary Assembly Scq3eQI_12, whole genome shotgun sequence, a genomic segment contains:
- the LOC115973133 gene encoding TMV resistance protein N-like: MIKKRLSHKRILLVLDDVDESNKLKMLVRKSNWFGPGSIIIITTRNKQLLKEFPVDEIYEVKSLNYKDALRLFCSNAFKREPIPNEYLELTKDFLEYVGGLFLALEVLGSSLFGKSIDEWKNGLEMLKEHFEPAITRVLKVSYDGLQESMQEIFKDIACFFNHEDRDHVVKILNELGRYPLIGLSNLIDKSLLTISENNVLCMHDLVRDMCRNIVYQKSPNEPGKRSRLWDHKDINHVLKKNTGTEEVQAIDFKGAKDTSIYHEEKEACWGWVLSALPWEGLALLVTLREWIQWTLSSRGFTSSKKQKGPLWNPNTFLKMPNIKFMSETAIEELPSSVEFLIGLTLLNLNFCKNFVLLPSTICSLKSLESIYLWRCSKFDKLPRDLGNITSLKELGLSRTAIKEPPSSIEFLIGLTSLDLTNCKNFVLLPSTVCNLKSLEIMCLFRCPKFVNFPENFGNPKHLELLNFEGTAIEVLPSVRRLAALKILILKDCKILVCLPSTICNLKRVQYLDLTGCSKIANLLENRGNMESLTHLLLGGTAIKELPFSTIHLKWVYIVSFKVCQLSSSSLTSMPTITSAGLIDLSDCNLSAIPSGIVRILSAIPSGIDCRTGILCDLSLRGNDFVFLPESISQLSGLKRLYLDGCKSLRSLSNIRIPSKVDLICVNNCTSLERLPERPEPPNDFYWLSSAFYNKEFTVQCFNCFKLAYNIQNFSNMFQCVQEQFPPSENSWLLY; this comes from the exons ATGATCAAGAAAAGGTTAAGTCATAAAAggattcttcttgttcttgatgatgtagATGAATCAAACAAGTTAAAAATGTTAGTTAGGAAGAGTAATTGGTTTGGTCCGGGCAGTATAATTATCATAACAACAAGAAATAAGCAATTGTTAAAGGAATTTCCAGTAGATGAAATATATGAAGTTAAATCATTGAACTATAAAGATGCCCTTCGTCTTTTTTGTTCGAATGCATTTAAAAGAGAACCCATCCCAAATGAATATTTAGAACTGACCAAAGATTTTTTAGAATATGTTGGTGGTCTTTTTTTAGCTCTTGAAGTTTTGGGTTCTTCTTTGTTTGGAAAAAGTATCGATGAATGGAAAAATGGATTAGAGATGCTTAAAGAACATTTCGAGCCAGCTATTACCCGGGTACTAAAAGTAAGTTATGATGGACTCCAAGAGTCCATGCAAGAAATATTTAAAGATATTGCATGCTTCTTTAATCATGAGGATAGAGATCATGTAGTAAAAATACTAAATGAACTTGGCCGATATCCCCTTATTGGATTGAGCAATCTCATTGACAAATCTCTCTTGACAATTTCTGAAAATAATGTATTGTGTATGCATGATTTAGTAAGAGATATGTGTAGAAACATAGTTTATCAGAAGTCCCCTAATGAGCCTGGGAAGCGGAGTAGACTGTGGGATCATAAGGACATTAATCATGTGTTGAAAAAAAATACG GGAACAGAAGAAGTTCAAGCCATAGATTTCAAGGGAGCCAAGGATACAAGTATTTATCATGAAGAAAAAGAGGCTTGTTGGGGGTGGGTCCTAAGTGCTCTGCCTTGGGAAGGGCTTGCTCTATTGGTTACTCTTCGGGAATGGATCCAATGGACTCTATCTTCGCGAGGTTTCACatcatcaaaaaaacaaaaagggccACTTTGGAACCCTAACACCTTTTTGAAGATGCCCAATATTAAATTTATGAGTGAAACAGCTATAGAGGAGCTGCCTTCATCAGTTGAATTTTTGATTGGCCTTACTTTATTGAATCTAaacttttgcaaaaattttgtgCTTCTTCCAAGCACCATTTGTAGCTTGAAGTCACTAGAAAGCATTTATCTTTGGAGATGCTCAAAATTTGACAAATTGCCACGAGACTTGGGGAATATCACAAGTCTAAAGGAGCTTGGTTTGAGTAGAACAGCTATAAAAGAGCCGCCTTCATCAATTGAATTTTTGATTGGCCTTACTTCATTGGATCtaacaaattgcaaaaattttgtgCTTCTTCCAAGCACCGTTTGTAATTTGAAGTCACTAGAGATAATGTGTCTTTTTAGATGCCCAAAATTTGTCAACTTCCCAGAGAATTTTGGGAATCCCAAACATCTGGAATTGCTTAATTTTGAAGGAACAGCAATAGAAGTGTTGCCATCTGTTCGACGTTTGGCTGCCCTTAAGATTTTAATCCTAAAAGATTGCAAAATTCTTGTGTGTCTTCCAAGCACCATTTGTAATTTGAAGAGGGTACAGTATCTTGATCTTACTGGATGCTCAAAAATTGCGAACTTGCTGGAGAACCGGGGGAATATGGAAAGCCTAACCCATCTTCTTTTGGGTGGAACTGCTATAAAAGAGTTACCTTTCTCCACCATTCACCTTAAATGGGTCTATATAGTATCTTTCAAGGTATGTCAATTGTCATCATCTTCATTGACTTCTATGCCTACGATCACCTCAGCCGGGTTGATAGATCTCAGTGACTGCAACCTTTCGGCAATTCCAAGTGGTATTGTCCGCATCCTTTCGGCAATTCCAAGCGGTATTGACTGCAGAACGGGGATTTTGTGTGATTTATCTCTAAGGGGAAATGATTTCGTTTTCCTTCCTGAAAGCATCTCTCAATTATCTGGACTAAAACGTCTTTACTTGGATGGTTGCAAAAGCCTTCGATCCTTATCAAATATTCGGATTCCGTCAAAAGTTGATCTTATATGCGTAAACAATTGTACCTCACTGGAGAGACTGCCAGAACGCCCAGAACCACCAAATGATTTCTACTGGCTATCATCTGCATTTTATAATAAGGAATTCACTGTCCAGTGTTTCAACTGCTTCAAATTGGCTTACAATATTCAAAACTTCAGTAACATGTTTcag